From the Solibacillus sp. FSL R5-0449 genome, one window contains:
- a CDS encoding protoporphyrinogen oxidase, translating into MVQLHLEVLERCSKETEDTITAESNAFASTPIHYLKDNQGEFIYVECAQFNDIRIDAVALEFDDAFNLYTALFGLKLQKKHGEVIRQYLKDNVKSALGSSSAAFSGQEGLWELNIAVDCIEGFHEKMTITEVCEMLYQFVAQLISIVEK; encoded by the coding sequence ATGGTACAATTACATTTAGAAGTATTAGAACGATGCAGTAAAGAAACAGAAGATACAATTACAGCGGAAAGTAATGCATTTGCATCAACACCGATCCACTATTTAAAGGACAATCAAGGGGAATTTATTTATGTGGAATGTGCACAATTCAACGATATTCGCATCGATGCGGTAGCACTTGAATTTGATGATGCATTTAATCTGTATACGGCATTATTCGGCTTGAAACTGCAAAAGAAACATGGTGAAGTCATCCGTCAATATTTAAAAGACAATGTCAAATCTGCATTAGGAAGCAGCAGTGCAGCGTTCTCCGGTCAAGAAGGTCTTTGGGAACTGAACATTGCGGTTGACTGCATAGAAGGCTTCCATGAGAAGATGACGATTACAGAAGTATGTGAAATGCTTTACCAATTTGTTGCGCAATTAATATCGATTGTCGAGAAATAA